In the genome of Leptotrichia sp. HSP-536, the window TTTATTATTATTTTCACTTGTTTTTTATAATAAATGGGGTATAATTATAATGAAAAAATAAATTATACAAACAAGGAGAAGACTTATGAAAGTGACTGATATTCGTATTAGAATTGGAAAACAAACAGAAGGTAATGAAAGATTAAGGGCATATGCCGATATTACATTTGACGAGAGTTTTGTCATTCATGGATTAAAAATAATCGATGGACAAAACGGACTTTTTGTGGCAATGCCATCAAGAAGAATGCCAAATGGAGAATTTAAGGACATTGTTCATCCTATAAAACCTGAACTACGTGCTGAAATAACAAAGGTTATTTTAGAAAAATTTGAGCAGGAAAACAATGCCCAAACTGAATAATTAAATTTTGTAACGAAAGTACACCTAAAGCTACTATAATTATATATACATAATAATACTAATATCAGTGGTGTACTTTTTTTGTTTCTTTAAAAATATTAATTCCTATCTCTTTTCATAACTGGTAAATATAGCAAAAATTCCAAAAATATCATTGTCAATATTAAACCAATGTCATATAGCCAAATAGGTTCTATAAATTTCACTATTGAAATAATATGGCTTTTTAAAAACATTGCATTTATTTCCTTAAAGATATAATTATAAATAAATGCGTAAAGAAATATTAGGAGCAACGTAATTACTGATTGAAAAAATCCTTTTTTTGTTGGCTTGTCATTTAGATACTTATAACCAAAAAAAGCTGTAAAAACAATAAGTGCGTGCATTATCATAAAAAGATAGACATAATAGTTATCGTGGTAATATATTATTCCTGGTAAAATTAACGCCAATATTGGTCCAAAAGTCAAATAATATACGACATTATACAAAAATTTTGTTTTAAAAATTAAATATAGTCCTGCAAAAATTGCTGCAAAATTACAAAGATGGACAGGCGTAATATTAGTTATAGGCTCATTTTGATACATTAACCTGTAAATCGAGTCGACTAACTTAAATATTAATAAAAAATATCCTAAAAAAGTTGAGTATTTATTTATATCCAAATTTTTAAAAAATTTAGGAACATAAAATAAAAATACACAAAATAAAATTGATACAATAAAAGTTTCTATGTGAATAGGGCTAAAATAAG includes:
- a CDS encoding TIGR02206 family membrane protein produces the protein MTFTYFSPIHIETFIVSILFCVFLFYVPKFFKNLDINKYSTFLGYFLLIFKLVDSIYRLMYQNEPITNITPVHLCNFAAIFAGLYLIFKTKFLYNVVYYLTFGPILALILPGIIYYHDNYYVYLFMIMHALIVFTAFFGYKYLNDKPTKKGFFQSVITLLLIFLYAFIYNYIFKEINAMFLKSHIISIVKFIEPIWLYDIGLILTMIFLEFLLYLPVMKRDRN
- the spoVG gene encoding septation regulator SpoVG; this encodes MKVTDIRIRIGKQTEGNERLRAYADITFDESFVIHGLKIIDGQNGLFVAMPSRRMPNGEFKDIVHPIKPELRAEITKVILEKFEQENNAQTE